The DNA region CGACCGTGAGCGTAATCAATATGGAGAATAATATAGTCGAACGGGAACGCATCTATTTCAGTTGCTTGTAATACACACACTCTTCCTGCACCAGTTCAGGATGGAATATCTTCACGAGGTCGCGGAGCACGATGTCAGGATTCACGACGGCAGACTCGTAATAGTCGTTACCCCCGGCTGTGTTGGTACGGGCGTTGTTGTTATACACCTCTCCATTTTTGAAACATCGGGTATCGGTGAATTTCGGACATGATGCCTTCAAGTCGTCAAGGGAGTTCGCCATTCCCACGTTCAGCCACATGTCCGCATCCGACGCGAGCAGATATGCTTCTTCTAAGTCAATGGGGATAGAAGCGTTTCCCGTGTTCTTCTGGTAGATATAGCGGCCTCCCGCATCAGTAATCAAGCGGGCTACATAACTTTGGGTTGAAGGCATGAACCACGAGTCGCCATAGGGAACATTAAGCATAACCGAAGGAGTGCCGAGGGTACTGTCGGCCACTTTCTTTTTCAAGGCGTTGTATCTGACCGGGATTGCGGCAAAGGCTTTTTCACCCTTCTCACGTTTTCCTGTGACTTCTGAAAGCACTACCATCCATTCGGCCTTGCCGAGAGGCGACTCTTCAAGATAATCGCCGACATACATGAACGGTATGTCGAGTTCTTCGAGTTTGCTTTCCATTGCGCTTGCGCCGTTCACCCCATAGAGCAGAACGAGGTCGGGATCGAGCGAGAGCAGCAACTCGTAGTTGATGTTCCCTTCATAGCCGACATCGCCAATACTGTCGCGGCGGGCTTGGATGTCTGGGTTGGAAATGTAGTCGATTCCCGAAACGCCGGTTATACACCGGACTTCACCGATTGCGTCAAGCATGGCGATATGAGTGGAAGACATCGCCACGATGCGTTTGGCGTCTCCTTTGAGTACCTGTCCTGCAAACCCTTCGGGAACCTCTTCACCGTTGCGGACGATAAACAGCCATGTGGTTACACTGTCCGCTCCCTGCCAGGGATTCCTGACGGTTATCAGTACACTTTCCTTCCCGCCCGCCCCTTTGATGTCGAAGCCGGAGGCATATTCGGGAGCATAAAGCAGCAGGTTGAAATCATTGATTTTTGAGCTTTTGTTGTGGCAGCCTGTAAATGCCAGAGAAAGCAACAAAATCAGGCTTAAATTCTTTAATGCGTTCATATTGATGCAGATTATCGTTTACTATTTTTGTTTTTTCCGAACTTGGGTGTTATGCCGATGAATATCTCGAAATTGATGCCCGGCATGGGACGGGACAATACGGAAAGGTATTCTTCATCGAACAGGTTGTTGATGCTGCCCTTTAGCGACAGATCGGCCCATCGGAAAGAGAGCTGTTTTTCCAGTGTCACGTTATTCATGAAGTAAGGGGGCAGATAGCCCGTCAGGGTATAGTCATTACTCGACATGGTATAACGCTGGCTGTAATAACACCATTTGTAAAGCAGGCTCCATGTCCGCCATGACAGACGTCCGGTCACCGTTGCGGAAAACTCCGGCACGTATGGCAACTGTTTGCCGACGGATTGGTCTGCCGGACTCATCGGTTCGCCCTCGTTGATCGAGGGAGTCCACGAGAAAGTTCCGTTCATATCCAGTTTCCAGTCCTTTCCGAGCATTATATCAAGGTGGGCGTTGGTCTCTGCCCCGTAAGCATGTACCTTTTTGAGGTTTCTGGGGGAGAAGAATCCCTTGGTTGTGGGTAGCCAGATGATCCAGTCGTCGATGTGCGAATCGAACCAGTTGATACCACCGCTCAAAGCATATACATTTTCTTTCCCCACCGAGAACGACAACCCCACGTCGTATGTGAAGCCGTGCTCGCTTTTCAGGTCGGGATTACCGCCCGGCAGAAAATAGAGGTCGTTCAGCGTGGGAAAACGGTAGTTCCGGGAGATGGATGCTTTCGCCACGATATTGCCTTTTTTCGACAGTACCCCGTCGATGAAGAAAGCCGGGATAACCGGGGCCCATTCCGTACCGAACATATCCTCGCGAAGGACAAGCGAGGCGGCAAAACGATCGACAGGCCGCCATTTCGCAGAAACGGAACCGGAAAACTCGACACGTCCCTTGTCATACCCGACAACAGCCTTGTTACCTTCCTGCGAGATGATATTTTTGTCCGCGCTTTCCACCAAATGCTGGTGTACGGAAACACCGGCCGTGAACAGCCATTTCTCTGAAGGAGCATAATCCCCGTCCGCACTTCCGTAGAACGTGTTAATCTTACTGCGTGAGCGGGTCATCGAAGCCATTTCGCCGTTTCCCTTGTCCCGCTTGTAATCATAGGCCATCCATGTGTGTATATAGCCGCCTTTTACACCGACCTTCCATTTCTCCCGCACGCGATCCCACGAGAGGACGCCGCGAAACGTCTGCTCCCTTTGGCGGTTCTCGAAGTCCATGTCGTTCCCGTAATCCGTGCTGAGCATCGCCAGTTCCCGGTTAGAATTGATATACCAGGCGTTTAGCCCGAACTTGTCGCCTTCGCCCGTGTTATAATAAATTTCCTGCAAGACGTGCAGA from Bacteroides sp. MSB163 includes:
- a CDS encoding TonB-dependent receptor plug domain-containing protein, with the protein product MKRHLILLFVGVSLPFLLAAQQKNSVSITKRVLRIPEVTVVGKRPMKDIGVQRTRFDSIAMKENIALSMADVLTFNSSVFVKNYGRATLSTVAFRGTSPSHTQVTWNGMRINNPMLGMTDFSTIPSYFIDDASLLHGTSSVNETGGGLGGLVRLSTSPANHEGFGLQYVQGVGSFSTFDEFLRLTYGDKHWQSSTRVVYSSSPNDYKYRNRDKKENIYDEDKNIIGSYYPTERNRSGAYKDLHVLQEIYYNTGEGDKFGLNAWYINSNRELAMLSTDYGNDMDFENRQREQTFRGVLSWDRVREKWKVGVKGGYIHTWMAYDYKRDKGNGEMASMTRSRSKINTFYGSADGDYAPSEKWLFTAGVSVHQHLVESADKNIISQEGNKAVVGYDKGRVEFSGSVSAKWRPVDRFAASLVLREDMFGTEWAPVIPAFFIDGVLSKKGNIVAKASISRNYRFPTLNDLYFLPGGNPDLKSEHGFTYDVGLSFSVGKENVYALSGGINWFDSHIDDWIIWLPTTKGFFSPRNLKKVHAYGAETNAHLDIMLGKDWKLDMNGTFSWTPSINEGEPMSPADQSVGKQLPYVPEFSATVTGRLSWRTWSLLYKWCYYSQRYTMSSNDYTLTGYLPPYFMNNVTLEKQLSFRWADLSLKGSINNLFDEEYLSVLSRPMPGINFEIFIGITPKFGKNKNSKR
- a CDS encoding ABC transporter substrate-binding protein translates to MNALKNLSLILLLSLAFTGCHNKSSKINDFNLLLYAPEYASGFDIKGAGGKESVLITVRNPWQGADSVTTWLFIVRNGEEVPEGFAGQVLKGDAKRIVAMSSTHIAMLDAIGEVRCITGVSGIDYISNPDIQARRDSIGDVGYEGNINYELLLSLDPDLVLLYGVNGASAMESKLEELDIPFMYVGDYLEESPLGKAEWMVVLSEVTGKREKGEKAFAAIPVRYNALKKKVADSTLGTPSVMLNVPYGDSWFMPSTQSYVARLITDAGGRYIYQKNTGNASIPIDLEEAYLLASDADMWLNVGMANSLDDLKASCPKFTDTRCFKNGEVYNNNARTNTAGGNDYYESAVVNPDIVLRDLVKIFHPELVQEECVYYKQLK